The Liolophura sinensis isolate JHLJ2023 chromosome 6, CUHK_Ljap_v2, whole genome shotgun sequence genomic sequence TTACTTCAAGGAAGTCAGTTCAAGTTAGTCTCACATCATGGTGTTGTGACTGTTACCTTTGGCTGTAGAAGACGTCGCCATTGCCATCAATCCTGATCATAATATTAGGCACTGTAACTGTGTGAAAGTGTTCATCCTTGCTGTTCATGAAGTAGGGGTCTGGTAGCCATATGCTGAACCTAAAGAACGAATCCAAGGTGATGTACTCATACGAGTGATTGAACGCCAGGCGAGGGTCGTTCCAGAACTGGCGGAAGTACATGTCAATGGTATATTCCTGAAAGTAGAACGTCGCCAACTCCGTAAATATACAATCTATTTCACTGATTTCATACAGAGGGAAGATTCTGTCTGATCACAAAAAGGTCACCATGAATACTACCATGATCAAGTAAGTGTACAGTTTAATCATCAAGGACAGAAAGGACTTTTCAAAACAATTACAGCAGTGTGGAACAATTACTGCAGTGTTCATATATTTCTGATTGGGTTACGGATTTAGAATAAAATGCGAATATCTTCGATTTTGATTCTACAAATGGATTCAAGGTAtactgcaatacatgtacaacttgcctattttattttttcacttttgtcttCCTGGAATGTTTCGCATTTTAAAGATAAAGTACCCAACCATGGGTGAATGTGGCATTTTCATTTGAGTGTCCCCTTGGGGAAATTTCGTTGGCTTGACATTTGTCAAAAAATACGATAAGTTTACACAATGTTGATGAATTTGtcaaaaatgaatcaaatataAGGAAGTCTAGAAGTGGAATCTAAAAGACACACTAGTACACATTCATTCTTTACTTGTTTAAATGTAAATCAAAAACTATTTACAATTAAAAGTTTATCATTTAAATTTGCCCAATGAACTAAAGCCCCTACTGGCTGGTCGGTTCAGTGCACTGGTaccggtatacatgtatgcgacGTACAGGTGATCAAGCTGAAGTACGTTACGACagctttgagaaacagccaATAGTACAGGCGCCTGCCCTTGCCATGTGTCAGTTGTAGCAGTACTGGGCCCACTTGCATGAAcccctcttaacgttaagaacacgtaactaccatggggACGTAATGTCTAAagtgctggttgccattgttgttacgtgctcttaacgttaagagggcttcgtgAAAGTGCGCCCAGTACCGTACAAAGTACGAAGGTGTTGAACGAGTCTATACCACCAATTGTTAATGTTCAAGTTCTCCCTAAGTTCgggtgaaaacaaaataataaaatatgaacacacaccctGAGGGTGTTAACATAGGAcagatgtaaataaaatgtcGCAGAAAAGTAACTTATGTATTTAAGATTTACTAGTTTTACAGTGACTTGCATAATAAAACGAAGTATAACAAACGGGAAGAAAACGACGTTGCACACGCGCAGTGTGAGCGCTGTACATGCGACGTCATCAGTCTTTGCCTAGTTACTTGAAATGTGGCGTTCCGACTGTGGATATGAATGAGCAACAGCTGAAATGCGTTCCCACGTTACTACGCCAAAGCAGGGGATGTCACCGAAAATGCCGATCATGCACATGCTCGCTCAACTGGACTGTTACATTTTGTACCATTATTAGAAAGCAGAGTATGTCCACAAAATAGCCAACATGTataaaaacaagtttatttcaTGTTTCGCACAGTCTGAAACAACGTCTTTATTACCGGGTAGTTGACAAATGTTTATGGCATAATCTAGCCGTGTAGCAGGTGAAATCTGTTGATTGTTCATTTGCTGAGAGTCTTCGTCACACCAAAATCTTATATTACAGCTAAGATACATGCTACAAGGGCAGGCGCTCGAGCGCCCGGGCCCGAGCGCTCGTAACAAAAGATAGAAATATGTGCAGAAGAAGACAATGCGAAAGTAGGTATAATCAAAATAGACATAAAATTTAATGTATACACCCAGTAGACTTGGGAATAAACCAGATACATAAAAGCAAATTAATATACACCATGATAACTTAGGCACAAAACTGTAAGTACCGTTACTATGTAATCATAGGGAAATAACTTTGTGATCATATGAATATGCAAATCGACTTAACAAACAGTAAAATGAAAATTGGGTGTGCCTCTGTCTCAGCCAATGAGGCGAGAGTCCAGAGGCCACCAGGGTCCCGAAGCTCTTGGTTCCTACACATAGCCGTATTCACGTTTGAGCGTGTTTTACGAGGGAAAATAAAGATTATCCACCCTCAGAGATGTAATTAAGTCCTGCACATTTAGGGGCGAATTTACTTTTCCCACTGTATGTACTTTGTCAGTTCGAAAATATGCACTCAAACTGTCAGCTTTCTGATGGGGAAGGAGACGGGGatctacatacacacacacacacacacacacacacacacacacatatatatatatatatatatatatatatatatatatatatatatatatatatatatatatatatatatatatatatatataaagaaagaaaggtTTATATAACACAGACTAGCCTTTTAAAAATTTGTGAACTATTCGCAAAGTTGGAAAAGGATACTTATTAAGCATTATGATACAGTTACCAAATAAGCTCGACATTCTAACTCTAATTGTGCAAGAAAGCATGCAGGCATGACTTGATGAAAATATGCCATGAAATAGGGCAAATACTGCATTGAGTTTTTCTGGCGGATACTTTTGACATAAGCGACCTTAATCGTTTCACGCATTGTTTCGAGGCCtctgttaagaaaaaaaaatgcatgtttttcacTCCGATTTGTATGCTGAGTTACATAATCAATAAAATCCCAGTGCCTTAATCTGTTTGAACATATTTACCGATGCTAACGATTTAGTTGTCGATTctgataaatttcaaaatggctagGGAAGCATTGAATATTCGTTCTGTTGAACTTTTTTATACACCGTTCGGTTTGAATAGGGAGAGGGGGGTAGAACATACGTCATGCAAACACACACACCCCATCTTCACCTCTCCCGCGCCCTCACTTTTAAAGTACGGGTGTGCACCCCTATAACTCACCCCCACCACAGCCCAACCACCACCCTCGCTTCCTTTGCCAGTGAACACTGAAATGTGTATATACTTACACTGGGCAAACATCAGAATGTGCGCATTTATAAACTGTGTGTTCATAATATGTGCTGACATGCACCGTGCAGACACTGAACTACGCCTAAATATGCATAGTGTTGAATTACAGATATACGAATATCTGCACCGCGTAAACGTAAAAGGACGTTGAAGGATTGGAGTGATTCAAAATAGCAGAACAGAGATTGTGGCATACATAGAGACTATACAGCTTGTCCGGCTTACCATATTCAGCTCACTGACAGCACTCAGACTGTGGACGTACATACCGATAGCCACTTCTGAGGACTTCCCTGAAATGGCATATACCGCTACCGTTATAATGTACACCTCTCTCACGTTGAACGATGGTACAAATCTTACTGAGAACACTCCATGTCTCGTGATATATGTGTTCCCACAGTCCTAACACTCCATTTCTCGTGATATATGCGTTCCCACAGCCCTAACACTCCATTTCTCGTGATATATGCGTTCCCACAGCCCTAACACTCCATCTCTCGCGATATATGCGTTCCCACAGCCCTAACACTCCATTTCTCGTGATATATGCGGTCCCACAGCCCTAACACTCCATCTCTCGCGATATATGCGTTCCCACAGCCCTAACACTCCATTTCTCGTGATATATGCGGTCCCACAGCCCTAACACTCCATCTCTCGTGATATATGCGTTCCCACAGCCCTAACACTCCATTTCTCGTGATATATGCGTTCCCACAGCGCCAACACTCATAACCAACAAAATCATGAGTACTAGTAATaggtaatatgtaatatttcactcagacGAAAATATTTTAGTGCTACAAGAAGGTCCTAGTTGTTCGGTTTTAAGATCATTACAGCgataaaacagatacaaactcaGCTGACAAAGAAGCACTGTTAGAAGTGTGTCAGTGGCTGTCACGGCAGGATGTAGCAAAGAGATAGCCGTGGGATTGATCTCACTTCATAAAAAATTACCTAGAACAAAACTGTCTTTTGGAAGCAAAAAAAACTTTCTCTGTGAAAAAAGATACCTTGAGGGTAATACTATTATGACATTAATTCTTCAGCTGGGATGGCTCAGCTAAGTAATccatacatttaaaataaaacatggacTGGGAAAACAAGCTTCACCTTTCACATATAGACTGTTAACTCACCGTCGTTAGCTCCTGGCCTGATCTTCTTGTTATAACGGTCTGGGTGGAACAGATGCTCCATCAGTTCCTCAAGAGTCATGTTTGTACCGTTCCCCAAGCACCATGCCGGGGATGGCAAAAtcctgaagaaaacaaaaaccagaCTGGTCGCTTAATGAGCCTTTTTACAACAGAATTAAAGGCTTGTTTGCTTTAGAGTTGCTCAAATTTTCGGAATAATTGTACGAAGCAGAGAGAAACGTAAGGCAGATtataagagaagaaaaaaacaaaatgataccaaaatcagatgaaagacatataaaaacttatttgcaaatagggtcattaatatttttttcaaatttttctttcaggcGTATAGAGAAAATTAAATCTAAgaagtttattttaaagaacTTAACATACCTAGAATGAAGACTCGAAAATGTTTACATTGAGTCTGTGAAACCAGCATTACTTGTACTCTTTCGGGTAAACGTACTTACTTCAAACTGATGACTAACAGAGCCAAGTATTTCAGTGACAAGTGTGAACTACCAGCCATCGTTGTCGATTTATAACCTCGTCGCAGCTGCTCATCTACTCTATCTAATAAGGAATTCAGTGTACAGGCTTCCCACTAGACGCTTGTTGTTTTCCGTGTCTGAAAGGACAAAATGATCAAGACGTTCTTCCTGACACGGAAATTGTAAATGCCCTTTATGCCATAACCTTTGTTCGTCCCAAAATCCGTGTCCGAACGTCCAACCAAATCAGTTAAGCTATAGACAGAGGACTGATGTCTGCTCTTCAGGTTATATAGAGGATATACAGGGAGAAGTTAAGGTGCGTAAGTGCTACGATGATGGTTGGTTGAACTTGAGTAAATTATTCAACATGGTAAGTATACAATTTATTTGATAACGGAAAGTCATATGCATAACGACGATGATAACACGGAGAGATAAGCAATTACACGTGACGgtaaataatttgtaaatgtgGCTTCTCCTGTTTAAGCTGGAAACAAGAGACGATGGCTGGAGGCTTGAAACGAAGTTTGGAAGGTCAGGACTTAATGAATAATAAAACAGAACAAGAGGTt encodes the following:
- the LOC135467572 gene encoding gamma-aminobutyric acid receptor subunit delta-like, encoding MTLEELMEHLFHPDRYNKKIRPGANDGKSSEVAIGMYVHSLSAVSELNMEYTIDMYFRQFWNDPRLAFNHSYEYITLDSFFRFSIWLPDPYFMNSKDEHFHTVTVPNIMIRIDGNGDVFYSQRFSVTLSCDIDLLAAGSM